The Dysgonomonadaceae bacterium PH5-43 genome has a segment encoding these proteins:
- a CDS encoding trk system potassium uptake protein TrkH (product_source=KO:K03498; cath_funfam=1.10.287.70; cog=COG0168; ko=KO:K03498; pfam=PF02386; superfamily=81324; tigrfam=TIGR00933; transmembrane_helix_parts=Inside_1_12,TMhelix_13_32,Outside_33_41,TMhelix_42_64,Inside_65_76,TMhelix_77_99,Outside_100_138,TMhelix_139_161,Inside_162_189,TMhelix_190_209,Outside_210_242,TMhelix_243_265,Inside_266_277,TMhelix_278_300,Outside_301_334,TMhelix_335_357,Inside_358_400,TMhelix_401_423,Outside_424_460,TMhelix_461_483,Inside_484_488) — protein sequence MSKSSFNHKFIAKVIGFILILESLFMFVTAAVSKAFEGSDMKAFLISGVITLFCGVVIVAPTGIKNRTKIIGKRESYLSVAFSWLLFAVFGALPFVISGSIPNYTDAFFEAMSGITTTGGSVLTNIDSMPHGILFWRSLLQWLGGMGIIVFSLALLPLLGGEAAQLFDAEASGLTHDKFRPRVTQMAKRLWGIYVAFTIITVLLLWLGPMNTFDAICHGFTAISTGGFSTKQESIAFWNSSYVEIVLIVAMLVGAINFPLLYFLFQGKIKKFAKDEELRWFISIVLVVTLIVSICLIIDNRYGYFESIRYAAFQVIATITTTGYSTADFSSWGSFHLIVFTFLMVVCGCAGSTSGGLKTVRAVVLAKNTLSEFERLIHPRAIIPVRLNDNAISFGVVQRLLAFAFLYICIIFVSWGVLTLSGISFVDSFGASVSAIGNVGPGFGVLGPAGSYADIPTFTKWYLSFLMIVGRLEIFTILILFTPKFWKE from the coding sequence ATGTCTAAATCAAGTTTTAATCATAAGTTTATAGCTAAGGTAATTGGTTTTATCTTAATACTCGAATCGTTGTTTATGTTTGTTACAGCGGCAGTAAGCAAGGCTTTTGAGGGAAGTGATATGAAAGCGTTCCTAATCTCAGGAGTGATAACTCTGTTTTGTGGAGTTGTGATAGTAGCTCCCACTGGAATTAAAAATCGAACAAAGATAATAGGTAAGCGAGAGAGTTATCTTAGCGTAGCATTTAGTTGGCTTTTGTTTGCAGTATTCGGAGCTTTACCCTTTGTTATTAGTGGTAGCATACCTAATTATACCGACGCTTTCTTCGAGGCAATGTCGGGAATAACTACTACAGGAGGCAGTGTTTTAACTAATATCGACTCTATGCCTCACGGGATTCTCTTTTGGAGAAGTTTGTTACAGTGGCTTGGAGGTATGGGGATAATAGTATTCTCTTTAGCCCTTTTGCCGCTATTGGGAGGAGAGGCTGCTCAGTTGTTCGATGCCGAAGCTTCGGGACTTACACACGATAAGTTTCGCCCGCGGGTAACACAAATGGCGAAGCGACTTTGGGGTATATACGTGGCATTTACTATTATAACTGTTTTGTTGCTTTGGTTAGGTCCGATGAATACTTTCGATGCTATATGTCATGGCTTTACTGCAATATCAACCGGAGGATTCTCTACTAAACAAGAAAGTATAGCATTCTGGAACTCTTCATATGTCGAGATAGTTTTAATAGTAGCTATGCTTGTAGGAGCAATAAACTTTCCATTACTTTATTTCTTATTTCAAGGCAAGATAAAGAAGTTTGCTAAAGACGAAGAACTGCGTTGGTTCATATCTATAGTTTTGGTGGTTACGCTTATAGTAAGCATCTGTCTGATTATAGATAATCGTTACGGATATTTCGAGTCGATACGTTATGCGGCTTTTCAGGTAATAGCAACCATAACAACAACAGGATATTCTACTGCCGATTTCTCTTCTTGGGGTTCGTTTCATCTTATAGTATTTACCTTTTTAATGGTAGTTTGTGGCTGTGCAGGCTCTACCAGTGGAGGACTTAAAACTGTACGTGCAGTAGTGTTAGCAAAAAATACTCTTAGCGAATTTGAACGTTTAATACACCCACGAGCTATTATTCCTGTAAGATTAAACGACAATGCTATCTCGTTTGGAGTAGTTCAACGCTTGTTAGCATTTGCCTTCCTATATATTTGTATAATATTTGTCAGTTGGGGAGTGTTAACTTTATCGGGAATCTCTTTTGTAGATTCTTTTGGGGCTTCTGTTTCTGCAATCGGAAATGTTGGTCCTGGCTTTGGAGTTTTAGGTCCTGCGGGTTCTTATGCCGATATTCCCACCTTTACAAAATGGTATCTGTCGTTTCTTATGATAGTAGGCAGATTAGAAATATTTACTATCCTTATCTTGTTTACTCCAAAGTTCTGGAAAGAATAA
- a CDS encoding miniconductance mechanosensitive channel (product_source=KO:K16053; cath_funfam=2.30.30.60; cog=COG0668; ko=KO:K16053; pfam=PF00924; superfamily=50182,82861; transmembrane_helix_parts=Outside_1_31,TMhelix_32_54,Inside_55_82,TMhelix_83_105,Outside_106_114,TMhelix_115_134,Inside_135_153,TMhelix_154_176,Outside_177_180,TMhelix_181_198,Inside_199_429) — translation MKDNVQLKEFAFTINEGFSEFVSKFGLSESATSVVSMMILLFLAVLIIYIVFTITERIIHLISRNISKFDSLKFFKFLNKNKFPMLSGLLIPYIFMKIFIPIVFYNYSVLTNLSYIFVEVWLIFVIINIIVSIVRSACDVLALRPAFRDKPMTSYIQVLQIILYILGIVLAFSVITDKSPMVFFTAMGAASAIMLLIFQDSIKGFVASIQVTTNDMVRLGDWVTVSKYGADGDVTEINLTTVKVQNFDKTITTLPTYALISDSFQNWRGMKDAEGRRIKRSLSIKQSSIRFIADDELARFKKIQGISKYIDEKQAEIKAHNEAIGADRSLPVNGRNLTNAGLFRQYAQWYLKTHPGTKDEYTMMVRHLAPTETGIPFEVYAFTNTTNWIQYEAIMSDIFDHLIATVKYFDLEIFELEAGGDKKNIEIRN, via the coding sequence ATGAAGGATAACGTACAATTAAAAGAGTTTGCGTTTACAATAAACGAAGGTTTTTCTGAGTTTGTCTCAAAGTTTGGTTTGTCTGAAAGTGCTACATCGGTTGTTAGTATGATGATATTACTTTTCTTAGCCGTATTAATCATATACATAGTGTTTACTATTACGGAGAGAATAATTCATTTAATATCTCGCAATATATCAAAGTTTGATAGTCTTAAGTTCTTCAAATTCTTAAATAAGAATAAGTTCCCTATGCTATCAGGACTTTTGATTCCTTATATCTTTATGAAGATATTCATACCTATTGTTTTTTATAATTATTCAGTGTTAACAAATCTAAGTTATATTTTTGTTGAGGTATGGCTTATATTTGTAATTATTAATATAATTGTATCCATTGTGCGTTCGGCTTGTGATGTGTTGGCTCTTCGACCAGCTTTTAGAGATAAACCTATGACAAGCTACATACAAGTTCTTCAAATTATACTATATATATTAGGAATAGTGCTTGCATTCTCTGTTATTACAGATAAGTCGCCAATGGTATTCTTTACAGCTATGGGTGCGGCGTCGGCTATTATGTTATTAATCTTTCAAGATTCTATTAAAGGATTTGTAGCAAGTATACAAGTAACTACTAACGATATGGTAAGGCTGGGCGATTGGGTTACCGTTTCAAAATATGGTGCCGATGGAGATGTTACTGAAATAAATCTTACGACCGTTAAGGTTCAGAATTTCGATAAAACCATTACTACTTTGCCAACGTATGCCTTAATATCAGACTCTTTCCAAAACTGGAGAGGAATGAAAGATGCCGAAGGGCGAAGAATAAAAAGGTCTTTAAGCATAAAGCAATCAAGCATACGGTTTATTGCAGATGATGAACTTGCAAGATTTAAGAAGATACAAGGAATATCTAAATATATAGATGAAAAGCAAGCAGAGATAAAAGCTCATAACGAAGCAATAGGAGCTGATAGAAGTTTGCCAGTAAATGGACGTAATCTAACTAATGCAGGCTTGTTCCGTCAGTATGCGCAATGGTATTTGAAAACTCACCCAGGTACTAAAGATGAATATACAATGATGGTTCGTCATCTCGCTCCAACAGAAACAGGTATACCTTTTGAAGTTTATGCTTTTACAAATACAACTAACTGGATACAATACGAAGCCATAATGTCGGATATTTTCGATCATCTTATCGCGACAGTTAAATACTTTGATTTAGAAATCTTCGAGTTAGAGGCAGGAGGCGATAAAAAGAATATAGAAATACGTAATTAG
- a CDS encoding murein DD-endopeptidase MepM/ murein hydrolase activator NlpD (product_source=COG0739; cath_funfam=2.70.70.10; cog=COG0739; pfam=PF01551; superfamily=51261; transmembrane_helix_parts=Outside_1_37,TMhelix_38_60,Inside_61_286): MKKNSGLSFWKKIKFKYKLSFLNENTLEEVFSFRLSVLSTTLTVFAFVILLISLTSIVIINTPIRNYLPGYLDSEIRQSMMENALKTDSLEQKLDMQTRYLQNVMSIFRGDSIADVTHELNTDTVNVDLESLDKSDELTDFIKRFEEEEKYNLNSLTSPTALPENLIFYRPVRGVISSHFDVKEKHYGVDIAAAPRESILATMNGTVIFAGFDANAGYVIHLQHPNGIMSVYKHNAILLKKQGDEVISGEAIAIVGNTGSLSSGNHLHFELWYKGKPVDPEEFIVF, translated from the coding sequence TTGAAGAAAAACTCAGGACTATCGTTTTGGAAAAAGATAAAGTTTAAGTATAAACTATCTTTTTTGAATGAAAATACACTCGAAGAGGTATTCTCGTTTAGGTTGTCTGTGTTGTCAACTACATTAACGGTGTTTGCTTTTGTGATATTATTAATAAGTTTAACTTCGATAGTAATTATAAATACACCTATCCGTAACTACTTGCCGGGATACTTAGATTCGGAGATTCGACAAAGTATGATGGAAAATGCTCTTAAAACAGATTCGTTGGAGCAGAAGTTGGATATGCAAACACGATACTTACAAAATGTTATGTCGATATTTCGAGGTGACTCTATTGCCGATGTAACACACGAACTTAATACGGATACTGTGAACGTAGATTTAGAAAGTCTTGATAAATCTGACGAGCTAACCGATTTTATAAAACGCTTTGAAGAAGAAGAAAAGTATAATCTTAATTCTCTAACTTCACCTACCGCATTACCCGAAAATCTTATTTTTTACAGACCGGTAAGAGGTGTAATATCAAGTCATTTTGATGTTAAAGAGAAACATTATGGTGTAGATATTGCAGCAGCTCCACGAGAAAGTATTTTGGCAACAATGAACGGTACGGTTATCTTTGCCGGTTTCGATGCTAATGCAGGGTATGTTATACATCTTCAGCACCCTAATGGAATAATGTCGGTATATAAACATAATGCTATATTATTAAAGAAACAAGGCGACGAGGTTATATCGGGCGAAGCTATTGCAATAGTAGGCAATACAGGTAGTTTGTCGAGTGGCAATCATCTGCATTTCGAATTGTGGTATAAAGGAAAGCCTGTCGATCCTGAAGAATTTATTGTATTCTAA
- a CDS encoding hypothetical protein (product_source=Hypo-rule applied; cath_funfam=2.40.30.10; superfamily=55347) gives MAVTYLVTSKINAGHVKQGMSVLIEMPSRKEPGANEITKAFKEQKGISGTTATHNPKNFTITEVK, from the coding sequence ATGGCAGTAACTTATCTTGTGACTTCAAAAATTAATGCAGGTCATGTGAAGCAAGGAATGAGTGTTCTAATTGAAATGCCTTCTCGGAAAGAACCGGGTGCAAATGAAATTACTAAAGCTTTCAAAGAACAAAAAGGGATTAGTGGCACGACGGCAACGCATAATCCTAAAAACTTCACTATTACGGAAGTAAAATAG
- a CDS encoding hypothetical protein (product_source=Hypo-rule applied; cath_funfam=2.60.120.200; cleavage_site_network=SignalP-noTM; pfam=PF14129; transmembrane_helix_parts=Inside_1_12,TMhelix_13_35,Outside_36_257), translated as MKRKKFKKLKTNIHIILLLIVACIVSACNSRPFDVLSEQQMEDILYDIYIAESTIKSNHSIFTADTLLKVEFLQSIFNKHNTTEAEFDSSLVWYNANLDVFLKINDKLTERYALDIAEATQLHEQIKANSKRVDTTFLHLTQHYILGSALQGDSLSFMVDDRTQLNKSKRYFIDFLSIGVKEPAYPILSLNIECADTTFVYTDTIKSNGWFNLVRSAGRERVVSIYGNISLPDTTKNPILINGFSISQQKETRIYNN; from the coding sequence TTGAAAAGAAAGAAATTCAAGAAATTGAAAACTAATATACACATAATATTACTACTTATTGTTGCGTGCATAGTATCTGCCTGCAACAGTCGCCCGTTTGATGTTTTATCGGAACAGCAAATGGAAGATATATTATACGATATTTATATTGCCGAGTCTACCATTAAAAGTAACCATTCTATCTTTACAGCCGACACTCTTCTTAAGGTTGAGTTTCTGCAATCGATATTCAACAAACACAACACCACTGAAGCTGAATTCGATTCTTCTCTGGTTTGGTACAATGCCAACTTAGATGTTTTTTTGAAGATTAATGATAAACTTACCGAAAGGTATGCTTTAGACATTGCAGAAGCGACTCAATTACACGAACAAATAAAAGCTAATAGCAAAAGAGTTGATACAACCTTTTTGCATTTAACGCAACACTACATACTTGGCTCTGCATTGCAAGGCGACTCTCTTTCTTTTATGGTTGATGATAGAACGCAGCTAAACAAAAGCAAACGGTATTTTATAGACTTTTTATCTATCGGAGTGAAAGAACCTGCATATCCTATACTCTCTTTAAACATAGAATGTGCTGACACTACCTTTGTTTACACCGACACAATCAAAAGCAACGGTTGGTTTAACCTTGTTCGTAGCGCAGGAAGAGAAAGAGTTGTCTCTATTTACGGAAACATTTCCTTACCTGACACTACTAAAAACCCTATCCTTATTAATGGGTTCTCTATTTCTCAACAAAAAGAAACAAGGATTTATAATAACTAA
- a CDS encoding hypothetical protein (product_source=COG3680; cog=COG3680; ko=KO:K09968; superfamily=82771), with protein MSGFSQKTIEGLNYYVYVLVDPRDNKIFYVGKGIGNRVFAHVYCSLDETLESDKLNIIREITQEGYSVKHFIVRHGLNESEAFLVESVLIDFLSYSDFFSIRSISNIQAGHQQWFKGIKTVEELEILYACKPLNVEDVQHNLITININKTYKLKSDYHPNIYEATRKSWKINEKRLQQIEYVLSEYRGIVRAIFKPEKWIKEGDRWMFEGVEVTDKEIIDLYLNKSLPEKKKGEANPIKYFTKYE; from the coding sequence ATGAGTGGATTTTCTCAAAAAACAATTGAAGGACTAAACTATTACGTTTATGTATTAGTAGACCCTCGAGATAATAAAATATTCTATGTTGGTAAAGGAATTGGTAATCGTGTTTTCGCACACGTTTACTGTTCTTTAGATGAAACTTTAGAGAGTGACAAATTAAATATCATTCGAGAAATTACACAAGAGGGATATTCTGTAAAGCATTTCATTGTGCGACATGGCTTAAATGAAAGTGAAGCCTTTTTAGTTGAATCTGTTTTGATTGATTTCTTGAGTTATTCTGATTTCTTCTCAATTCGTAGTATTTCAAATATACAAGCAGGTCATCAACAGTGGTTCAAAGGAATTAAAACCGTTGAAGAATTAGAAATATTATATGCTTGTAAACCTCTCAATGTTGAAGATGTACAACATAATTTGATAACCATCAACATAAATAAAACGTATAAACTTAAAAGTGATTATCACCCTAATATTTATGAAGCAACTAGGAAAAGTTGGAAAATCAATGAAAAACGATTACAACAAATAGAATATGTGCTTAGTGAATATAGAGGAATAGTAAGAGCTATATTCAAACCTGAAAAGTGGATAAAAGAAGGAGACCGCTGGATGTTTGAAGGTGTGGAAGTTACAGATAAAGAAATTATCGATTTATACTTAAACAAATCTCTTCCAGAGAAAAAGAAAGGAGAAGCTAATCCGATTAAATACTTTACAAAATACGAATAA
- a CDS encoding 1-deoxy-D-xylulose-5-phosphate reductoisomerase (product_source=KO:K00099; cath_funfam=1.10.1740.10,3.40.50.720; cog=COG0743; ko=KO:K00099; pfam=PF02670,PF08436,PF13288; superfamily=51735,55347,69055; tigrfam=TIGR00243) — protein sequence MNKRQIAILGSTGSIGTQALDIIRQHPDKFEVYALTANNQVDLLIKQAREFMPDTVVIANEEKYEQLRDSLKDLPIKVWAGSDAIADVVEAQPIDIVLTAMVGYSGLKPTIHAIKAGKAIALANKETLVIAGEIIINLAAKHKTPILPVDSEHSAIFQCLAGEQNNKIDKILLTASGGPFRNFSLEQLKTVTKKEALKHPNWNMGAKVTIDSASLMNKGFEMIEAKWLFGVTPEQIKVLVHPQSIIHSMVQFEDMSIKAQLGLPDMRLPIQYALGYPNRMKSDFKETDFNIFNTLTFEEPDTSKFRNLTFAFEAIKQGGNMPCILNAANEIVVAAFLNEQIGFLEMSDVIEKTMQTVEFIKTPSYEDLVQTDKIARAKAIEIWKQS from the coding sequence ATGAACAAAAGACAAATAGCAATACTTGGGTCAACGGGTTCTATAGGAACTCAGGCTTTAGATATTATTCGTCAACACCCTGATAAGTTTGAAGTGTATGCTCTTACCGCAAATAATCAGGTAGACTTACTTATAAAACAGGCGCGCGAGTTTATGCCTGATACGGTTGTTATTGCAAACGAAGAGAAGTACGAACAGTTAAGGGATAGTCTTAAAGATTTACCAATAAAAGTGTGGGCAGGCTCAGATGCTATTGCCGATGTGGTAGAGGCTCAACCTATTGATATTGTGCTTACTGCTATGGTTGGTTATTCTGGTTTGAAGCCTACAATACACGCCATTAAAGCAGGTAAGGCTATCGCATTAGCAAATAAAGAAACCTTAGTAATAGCTGGCGAGATAATAATAAACTTAGCGGCTAAACATAAAACTCCTATATTGCCAGTTGATTCCGAACATTCGGCTATCTTTCAGTGTTTGGCAGGAGAACAAAATAATAAAATAGACAAGATATTACTTACAGCTTCGGGTGGTCCTTTCAGAAACTTTTCTTTAGAACAACTAAAGACAGTAACTAAGAAAGAAGCCTTAAAGCACCCCAACTGGAATATGGGGGCGAAAGTAACTATCGACTCGGCAAGCCTTATGAATAAAGGATTCGAGATGATAGAGGCTAAGTGGTTGTTTGGTGTAACTCCCGAACAAATTAAAGTGTTGGTACACCCTCAATCTATTATTCATTCAATGGTTCAGTTCGAAGATATGTCGATAAAAGCACAATTAGGTTTGCCTGATATGCGTTTGCCGATACAATATGCTTTGGGCTATCCCAACAGAATGAAGTCGGACTTCAAAGAAACAGATTTTAATATCTTTAATACTTTAACTTTTGAAGAACCCGATACCTCAAAATTCAGAAACTTAACGTTTGCTTTTGAAGCCATTAAGCAAGGTGGTAATATGCCTTGTATATTAAATGCAGCAAATGAAATAGTTGTAGCGGCTTTCTTGAACGAACAAATAGGTTTCCTTGAAATGAGTGATGTAATAGAAAAGACAATGCAAACAGTAGAATTTATAAAAACACCTTCATACGAAGATTTAGTACAAACAGATAAAATAGCGAGAGCAAAAGCAATAGAAATATGGAAACAATCTTAA
- a CDS encoding putative membrane protein YkgB (product_source=COG3059; cath_funfam=1.20.1050.50; cog=COG3059; superfamily=51735; transmembrane_helix_parts=Inside_1_1,TMhelix_2_24,Outside_25_28,TMhelix_29_51,Inside_52_70,TMhelix_71_90,Outside_91_106) — MGCITLFLLLCNIAVIVGIDVLLWTHSATMGLIGLGGLGAFLIGYALSVEISIAPRDFWWNSEFGIFIKKLTFANSAALFVLGISIFIAYSCDNESVIEFINWIYN; from the coding sequence ATGGGCTGTATAACTTTGTTTTTATTACTATGCAATATAGCAGTAATTGTAGGAATTGATGTTTTGTTGTGGACGCATTCTGCCACTATGGGATTAATAGGTTTGGGTGGACTTGGAGCATTCCTTATTGGTTATGCTCTTAGTGTAGAGATAAGTATTGCACCTCGTGATTTTTGGTGGAATTCTGAATTTGGTATTTTTATAAAGAAATTGACATTTGCAAACTCTGCAGCTTTATTCGTATTGGGGATTTCAATTTTTATTGCCTACTCTTGTGATAATGAATCTGTAATAGAATTTATTAATTGGATTTACAATTAG
- a CDS encoding regulator of sigma E protease (product_source=KO:K11749; cath_funfam=2.30.42.10; cog=COG0750; ko=KO:K11749; pfam=PF00595,PF02163; smart=SM00228; superfamily=50156; tigrfam=TIGR00054; transmembrane_helix_parts=Outside_1_9,TMhelix_10_29,Inside_30_105,TMhelix_106_128,Outside_129_372,TMhelix_373_395,Inside_396_414,TMhelix_415_437,Outside_438_438), translating into METILIKAFQLILSLSILVIVHELGHFLFAKLFKVRVEKFYLFFNPWFTLFKFKPKGSETEYGIGWLPLGGYVKISGMIDESMDKEAMAEPPKPWEFRTKPAWQRLLIMVGGVLMNFILAFVIYAMIVFTWGEEHLPLRNVTMGLSYNQATLDVGFQNGDIPVSADGKQLEELNMDVLYSVFEAKEVEVLRNGEIVKITLPEGFKKVLLDKEPNFVLRYPFVIDQVLNGSPAQDAGLKEGDDIVGVYGEDMVADQLRATFADNKETEITINVKRGGETIELNITPDESGKIGVMPRHPYSIYETVKTKYNFFASFPAGIRIGIQQIKDYLGQFKYIFTKEGAQSLGGFGAIGNLFPEKWNWGLFWERTAFLSIILGVMNLLPIPALDGGHVMFLLYEVISGRKPNDKFMEYAQMVGMFLLFALLIYANGMDIVRAFFK; encoded by the coding sequence ATGGAAACAATCTTAATAAAAGCATTTCAATTAATTTTAAGTTTATCAATCTTGGTTATCGTCCACGAGTTAGGACATTTTTTGTTTGCCAAGTTGTTCAAAGTAAGAGTAGAGAAGTTCTATCTTTTCTTCAATCCTTGGTTTACTCTATTTAAGTTTAAACCTAAAGGAAGTGAAACAGAGTATGGTATAGGCTGGCTACCTTTAGGCGGTTACGTTAAAATATCAGGAATGATAGACGAAAGTATGGATAAAGAAGCTATGGCTGAACCTCCAAAGCCTTGGGAGTTTAGAACTAAGCCAGCTTGGCAACGTTTACTTATTATGGTAGGTGGTGTGTTGATGAATTTTATTTTAGCATTCGTTATATATGCAATGATAGTTTTTACTTGGGGAGAAGAACACCTTCCTTTGCGTAATGTAACAATGGGACTTTCATATAATCAGGCAACTCTTGATGTTGGGTTTCAAAACGGAGATATTCCTGTTAGTGCTGATGGAAAACAATTAGAAGAATTAAATATGGATGTTCTTTACTCTGTATTTGAAGCTAAAGAAGTTGAAGTTTTGCGTAACGGTGAAATTGTAAAAATAACTTTACCCGAAGGTTTTAAGAAAGTATTATTAGATAAAGAACCTAACTTTGTGCTTCGCTATCCATTTGTTATCGATCAGGTGTTGAATGGTTCGCCGGCTCAAGATGCGGGATTAAAAGAAGGAGATGATATTGTAGGTGTTTATGGCGAGGATATGGTTGCTGATCAGCTTCGAGCTACATTTGCCGATAACAAAGAAACGGAAATTACTATAAACGTAAAAAGGGGAGGAGAAACAATAGAGCTGAACATTACTCCTGATGAGTCTGGTAAGATAGGCGTAATGCCTCGTCATCCTTATAGTATATACGAAACAGTAAAAACTAAATATAACTTCTTTGCATCATTTCCTGCAGGTATACGTATTGGTATTCAACAAATAAAAGATTACTTAGGGCAATTCAAATATATATTTACAAAAGAAGGAGCTCAAAGTTTAGGCGGTTTTGGTGCAATAGGTAACTTATTCCCAGAGAAATGGAACTGGGGATTGTTTTGGGAACGAACAGCTTTCCTTTCAATAATATTAGGAGTTATGAACTTACTACCTATCCCAGCTTTAGATGGCGGACACGTTATGTTTTTACTTTATGAAGTAATTTCGGGACGTAAACCTAACGATAAGTTTATGGAATATGCGCAAATGGTAGGAATGTTTTTGTTGTTTGCGTTGCTTATATATGCTAATGGTATGGATATAGTCAGGGCTTTCTTTAAATAA
- a CDS encoding hypothetical protein (product_source=Hypo-rule applied), translated as MKQVISNRKTNYVNVRNESFKIVKQIISKYETPKAFSLWGTKN; from the coding sequence ATGAAACAAGTTATTTCAAACCGTAAAACGAATTATGTCAATGTGAGAAACGAGTCGTTTAAAATTGTGAAACAAATTATTTCTAAGTATGAAACCCCAAAGGCTTTCAGCCTTTGGGGAACTAAGAACTAA
- a CDS encoding RNA polymerase sigma factor (sigma-70 family) (product_source=TIGR02937; cath_funfam=1.10.10.10,1.10.1740.10; cog=COG1595; pfam=PF04542,PF08281; superfamily=88659,88946; tigrfam=TIGR02937): protein MSAIQFQNQILALQSNMFNFAMMLTGNREDANDLVQDTTLKALNNQDKFVDNVNFKGWVLTIMRNIFINNYRKVVRSQTVIDQTEDLYHLNLPQDSGFETPDGAYTVKEINKAINNLNNDLRNPFSMFIAGYKYNEIAENLDLPLGTVKSRIYFARQELQKVLKDHR, encoded by the coding sequence ATGAGTGCAATTCAATTTCAAAATCAGATTTTAGCATTACAAAGCAATATGTTTAACTTCGCTATGATGCTAACAGGTAACAGAGAAGATGCTAACGATTTAGTACAAGACACAACTTTGAAAGCATTGAACAATCAGGATAAGTTTGTCGACAATGTAAATTTCAAAGGCTGGGTATTAACTATTATGCGAAATATCTTTATTAATAATTATCGCAAGGTGGTGAGAAGTCAAACAGTGATAGATCAAACCGAAGATTTATATCACCTAAATCTTCCTCAAGATTCAGGGTTTGAAACCCCAGATGGAGCCTACACCGTTAAAGAGATTAATAAAGCTATCAATAACTTGAATAACGATTTAAGAAATCCTTTCTCTATGTTTATTGCAGGTTATAAATATAACGAAATTGCAGAGAATTTAGACCTTCCTTTAGGTACTGTTAAGAGTAGAATATATTTCGCACGACAAGAATTACAGAAAGTGCTAAAAGATCATAGATAA